The following proteins come from a genomic window of Dongia rigui:
- a CDS encoding sulfotransferase domain-containing protein — protein sequence MGKILWLASYPKSGNTWLRAFIHNLMLNPAKPADINDMNALTTGDSLTQWYRHLDPRPPSAWSTDDMIRMRRGAQLAICASKPETVIVKTHNALVTIGGDQIIQMDLTAGAIYVVRNPLDLVLSLADHYGVDIDRAIEIMADPYNGGLADDRIVIEVHNTWSEHVKSWTQRPHPGLHIVRYEDMLKKPLHTFGGIARFMGLKPSRQRLDRAIELSSFKSLRAQEDSKGFVEKSPKGSKFFRVGQAGQWKDKLSPAQIDKIVENHREQMTRFGYWPREMTKAG from the coding sequence ATGGGTAAGATTCTCTGGCTGGCGAGCTATCCCAAATCGGGCAACACTTGGCTCCGCGCCTTTATTCACAATCTGATGCTCAACCCCGCGAAGCCGGCCGACATCAACGACATGAACGCGCTGACGACCGGGGATTCCCTGACGCAGTGGTACCGGCATCTCGACCCCCGGCCGCCAAGCGCCTGGTCGACCGACGACATGATCCGCATGCGCCGCGGCGCCCAGCTGGCGATCTGCGCCTCGAAGCCGGAAACAGTCATCGTCAAGACGCACAATGCCCTGGTCACGATCGGCGGTGACCAGATCATCCAGATGGATTTGACCGCCGGTGCCATTTACGTGGTCCGCAATCCGCTCGATCTGGTCCTGTCGCTGGCCGATCACTACGGCGTCGATATCGACCGCGCGATTGAGATCATGGCTGACCCCTATAATGGCGGCCTCGCCGACGACAGGATTGTGATCGAGGTTCACAACACCTGGTCGGAACATGTCAAAAGCTGGACCCAGCGGCCACATCCCGGCCTCCATATCGTCCGCTACGAGGACATGCTGAAGAAGCCGCTCCATACTTTCGGCGGCATTGCCCGCTTTATGGGCCTGAAGCCGTCGCGCCAGCGCCTCGACCGGGCGATCGAGCTCTCTTCCTTCAAGAGCCTCCGGGCGCAGGAGGACAGCAAAGGCTTCGTCGAAAAATCGCCCAAGGGGTCAAAGTTCTTCCGCGTCGGCCAGGCCGGACAGTGGAAGGACAAGCTCAGCCCGGCGCAAATAGACAAAATCGTCGAAAATCATCGGGAACAGATGACGCGTTTCGGCTATTGGCCGCGGGAAATGACCAAGGCAGGCTGA
- the pdxR gene encoding MocR-like pyridoxine biosynthesis transcription factor PdxR, whose amino-acid sequence MTKSLALHLDRTARVPLGEQIRQGIAQAIDSGVLAPGARLPSWQDLAAQLGVARGTVRVAYEKLAAAQLIVASRATGTRIAARPMTRALADRKPDPGSFMETYREMTAGPAIFQMGIAGQDALPAKLLARIRARAVRDETSAAPLYPDPRGELDLRREIATYLAIARGIDCSPGQILITGGFSAGLGLALRVLGLEGRKAWFEDPGFPFTRHALDLARLSLVPVPVDGDGIDVGDGLRQAPDAALAIVTPGQQAPLGVTLSLARRLALLDWAAEADAWIIEDDYLSELQLKGRAAPALASLDREGRVIHIGSFSKTISPALRLGFIVAPPSLVGHFGEVAACLAPPPGPAAQIAIAAFMRDGHYLRHLRRLKRSYAAQRDALLQQLEPRGRDFTIATAGLAVSLQLPTAVSDLAIIREMLPFGLTPAPLSIWYASPPAAKSGLLLGIATSPIRHVARSCERLLSVIDRFI is encoded by the coding sequence ATGACCAAGTCGCTGGCGCTGCACCTCGACCGCACCGCCCGGGTGCCGCTCGGCGAGCAGATCCGCCAGGGCATTGCCCAGGCGATCGACAGCGGCGTGTTGGCGCCCGGCGCGCGCCTCCCCTCCTGGCAGGATTTGGCGGCACAATTGGGCGTGGCGCGCGGCACGGTCCGGGTCGCCTATGAAAAACTTGCCGCGGCGCAGTTGATTGTGGCCTCCCGCGCCACGGGGACCCGTATCGCCGCTCGACCGATGACAAGGGCGCTGGCCGATCGCAAGCCCGATCCGGGCTCGTTCATGGAAACCTATCGCGAGATGACGGCAGGGCCTGCCATCTTCCAGATGGGCATTGCCGGGCAAGATGCCTTGCCGGCAAAGCTCCTGGCGCGGATCCGCGCCCGTGCCGTCCGCGACGAGACCAGTGCCGCGCCGCTCTATCCGGACCCGCGCGGCGAACTCGACTTGCGGCGCGAGATCGCCACCTATCTTGCCATCGCGCGCGGCATCGATTGTTCGCCGGGGCAAATCCTCATCACCGGGGGCTTCAGTGCGGGTCTGGGCCTTGCGCTTCGGGTGCTTGGTCTCGAAGGCCGCAAGGCATGGTTTGAAGACCCGGGCTTTCCCTTCACCAGACACGCGCTCGACTTGGCGCGCTTGTCGCTGGTCCCTGTGCCGGTCGATGGCGATGGCATCGATGTGGGTGATGGATTGCGCCAAGCCCCCGACGCGGCCCTGGCAATCGTGACGCCCGGCCAGCAGGCGCCGCTGGGTGTCACCTTGTCGCTGGCGCGGCGTCTCGCGCTCCTTGATTGGGCGGCAGAGGCGGATGCCTGGATCATCGAGGACGATTATTTGAGCGAGTTGCAGCTCAAAGGCCGTGCCGCACCGGCGCTGGCGTCGCTCGACCGCGAGGGCCGCGTCATTCATATCGGCTCGTTCAGCAAGACCATCAGCCCGGCGCTGCGCCTTGGTTTCATCGTCGCACCACCGTCTCTGGTGGGGCACTTTGGCGAGGTCGCGGCCTGTCTTGCCCCACCGCCCGGGCCAGCCGCGCAGATTGCGATTGCGGCCTTCATGCGCGATGGTCATTACCTGCGGCATCTGCGGCGCTTGAAGCGAAGCTATGCCGCCCAGCGCGATGCGTTGTTGCAGCAGCTTGAACCGCGCGGCCGCGACTTCACCATCGCGACGGCGGGACTTGCCGTGTCGCTGCAACTGCCGACGGCCGTCTCAGATCTCGCGATCATTCGCGAGATGCTGCCGTTCGGATTGACGCCGGCGCCGCTGTCGATCTGGTACGCATCGCCGCCTGCAGCCAAGTCCGGCCTGCTGCTCGGCATTGCGACATCACCCATCCGGCATGTGGCACGGTCTTGCGAGCGGCTGCTCAGTGTGATCGACCGCTTCATCTGA
- a CDS encoding carboxymuconolactone decarboxylase family protein, with translation MSKRLDYNQIAPAGAKALGGVYAYVMQSGLDAALVELVFLRVSQINNCAYCLDMHTRDLLKKGVAIEKLALVQAWDEGGALFDARERAALAWAETVTRVADTNVPDAAYQAARAAFGERELVDLTIAIGLMNAYNRLAISFRNTPQAVSAM, from the coding sequence ATGAGCAAGCGTCTCGACTACAACCAGATCGCCCCAGCCGGCGCCAAGGCCTTGGGTGGCGTCTATGCCTATGTCATGCAGAGCGGTCTCGATGCGGCACTGGTCGAGCTAGTCTTCCTGCGCGTCTCGCAAATCAATAACTGCGCCTATTGCCTTGACATGCACACGCGCGATTTGCTCAAGAAAGGTGTCGCCATTGAGAAGCTGGCACTGGTGCAGGCATGGGACGAAGGCGGCGCGTTGTTCGATGCACGCGAACGCGCGGCGCTCGCCTGGGCCGAAACCGTGACGCGCGTTGCCGACACCAACGTACCGGATGCGGCCTATCAAGCGGCGCGCGCCGCGTTCGGGGAGCGCGAGCTTGTCGACCTCACCATCGCCATCGGCCTGATGAACGCCTATAACCGCCTGGCCATCAGCTTCCGCAACACGCCGCAGGCCGTTTCTGCGATGTGA
- a CDS encoding cupin domain-containing protein: MTLRSALKSTLLAATAILAIGTLVPAMAHDAGETVALQFDQAIPNLPGKSLIAVTVDYAPGAASPTHEHSKSAFIFAYVLSGAIDSQVNDGPAKTYRAGESFEEAPGALHRVSRNASATEPAKLLAVFIVDTNDKPLTIPVQ, translated from the coding sequence ATGACCCTCAGATCCGCCCTTAAATCCACCCTGCTGGCAGCGACCGCCATCCTGGCCATCGGCACCCTGGTGCCGGCGATGGCCCACGACGCCGGCGAGACAGTCGCCCTGCAATTCGACCAGGCGATTCCCAACCTGCCGGGTAAATCGCTGATCGCCGTGACGGTCGATTACGCGCCGGGTGCCGCGTCGCCCACGCATGAACATTCGAAATCGGCCTTCATCTTCGCCTATGTTCTCTCGGGCGCCATCGACTCTCAGGTGAATGATGGCCCGGCCAAAACCTATCGCGCCGGTGAGAGCTTCGAGGAGGCGCCAGGTGCCCTGCACCGTGTCAGCCGCAATGCGAGCGCCACGGAACCCGCGAAATTGCTGGCCGTCTTCATCGTGGACACGAACGACAAGCCGCTGACCATCCCGGTGCAGTGA
- a CDS encoding DUF3576 domain-containing protein has protein sequence MKLPHRRVDQSRTGVFFDRERMGGRFVLFVMAALTAITLTACNVDLGGEEKYPTARQKGDAGPQYEENDTVFGEGGLFGAAPKDNGSGGGGGVGVNSLLWRASLDTISFMPLVSADPFGGVIITDWYTPPATPDERFKVNVYILGRALRADGIRASVFRQQNQGGTWIDAPVALNTATDLENAILTRARQLRQSGQQE, from the coding sequence ATGAAACTCCCACATCGTCGCGTCGACCAGTCCCGCACGGGCGTTTTTTTCGACCGTGAACGGATGGGGGGACGGTTTGTCCTCTTTGTCATGGCCGCCCTGACGGCCATCACCTTGACCGCCTGCAACGTCGATCTCGGCGGCGAGGAGAAATACCCGACGGCACGCCAGAAGGGCGATGCTGGTCCACAATACGAAGAGAACGATACCGTGTTCGGCGAAGGCGGCCTTTTCGGCGCCGCGCCCAAGGATAACGGCTCGGGCGGTGGCGGCGGCGTTGGCGTCAACTCGCTGCTGTGGCGCGCCAGCCTCGACACCATCTCGTTCATGCCGCTGGTTTCGGCCGACCCCTTCGGCGGCGTCATCATCACCGATTGGTACACCCCGCCGGCCACCCCGGATGAGCGCTTCAAGGTGAATGTCTACATCCTGGGCCGGGCGCTCCGCGCCGACGGCATCCGCGCCTCGGTCTTCCGCCAGCAGAACCAGGGCGGCACCTGGATCGACGCGCCAGTGGCCCTCAACACGGCGACCGACCTCGAAAACGCCATCCTTACCCGCGCCCGCCAGCTGCGCCAGTCCGGCCAGCAGGAATAG
- a CDS encoding YggS family pyridoxal phosphate-dependent enzyme, translated as MTMTDFPHIASNLAEIRDSIAAAAKAADRPADTIHLIAVSKTHPAEAVLAAITSGQTVFGENRVQEAQAKFPALKAMHPALELHLIGPLQSNKVREAVALFDVIQSVDREKLAQALADEMQKQKRVLRLFIQVNIGEEPQKAGVNPAEIDAFVKLCRDELKLGIDGLMCIPPADKHPAPYFALLREMARRNNLTELSMGMSGDFETAIQFGATHVRVGTAIFGQR; from the coding sequence ATGACCATGACCGATTTCCCGCACATCGCCAGCAACCTGGCAGAGATCCGTGACAGCATAGCCGCCGCGGCCAAGGCCGCCGACCGGCCGGCGGATACGATCCACCTCATCGCGGTCTCGAAGACGCATCCGGCCGAGGCCGTGCTGGCCGCCATCACGTCTGGGCAGACAGTCTTCGGCGAAAACCGCGTGCAGGAAGCGCAGGCGAAGTTCCCTGCCCTCAAGGCGATGCACCCTGCGCTTGAACTGCATCTCATCGGCCCCCTGCAAAGCAACAAGGTGCGCGAGGCGGTGGCACTCTTCGACGTCATTCAATCGGTCGACCGCGAAAAGCTGGCGCAGGCCCTCGCCGATGAAATGCAGAAGCAGAAGCGCGTGCTGCGCCTCTTTATCCAGGTCAATATCGGCGAGGAGCCGCAGAAGGCCGGCGTCAACCCGGCCGAGATCGACGCCTTCGTGAAATTGTGCCGCGACGAGCTGAAGCTCGGCATCGACGGGCTGATGTGCATCCCGCCCGCCGACAAGCACCCCGCCCCCTATTTCGCCCTGCTGCGCGAGATGGCCAGGCGCAACAACCTCACAGAGCTCAGCATGGGCATGAGTGGTGATTTCGAGACCGCCATCCAGTTCGGCGCCACCCATGTCCGCGTCGGCACGGCAATCTTTGGACAACGCTGA
- a CDS encoding porin: MKKVLLGTSALLGIGLMAGTAQASDGVKLSLGGFMKSFYGFTFDDDGQGEAGHDSNLDGVGTDGEVYFLGSVTLDNGITVGTRIELEAEDSGDQIDAAYVYFKGGFGDIRVGSQGAVADNMYMLPPSSTANFGVFSPAQIGSKLVISGFDPSPVSKPQSIAYYSPNFSGFSFGVSYVPEGGFEKQGDGVADTFHPNRDAGDINHELEAGVHYDFEGDGWGLALGGALAYSGDIEEHGDDEFFAFNTGVNLSFGGLTVGTAFTYKDQQTIVDDDDSENGDEWSVGVGLAYNVDAWTVGAGWALRNIENNTPASDFEDNVTVQRVGVTGSYAMGPGIDLDAGLFYSWASGVDAAEATSDGYDSLEFSVGSSITF, translated from the coding sequence ATGAAAAAAGTTCTCCTGGGGACCTCGGCTCTGCTCGGTATCGGCCTCATGGCCGGCACCGCTCAGGCGTCCGATGGTGTCAAATTGAGCCTTGGCGGCTTCATGAAGTCGTTCTACGGCTTCACCTTCGACGACGATGGTCAGGGCGAAGCTGGCCATGACTCGAACCTCGACGGCGTCGGCACCGACGGCGAAGTCTACTTCCTCGGCAGCGTGACGCTGGACAACGGCATCACCGTTGGTACCCGTATCGAGCTGGAAGCCGAAGATTCGGGCGACCAGATCGACGCCGCCTATGTCTACTTCAAGGGCGGTTTCGGTGACATCCGCGTTGGTTCGCAGGGTGCCGTCGCCGACAACATGTACATGCTGCCGCCGAGCTCCACGGCGAACTTCGGCGTGTTCTCGCCGGCCCAGATCGGTTCCAAGCTGGTCATCTCCGGCTTCGATCCGTCGCCGGTCAGCAAGCCGCAGTCGATCGCCTACTACTCGCCGAACTTCAGCGGCTTCAGCTTCGGCGTGTCCTACGTGCCGGAAGGTGGCTTCGAGAAGCAGGGTGACGGCGTGGCCGACACCTTCCACCCGAACCGTGACGCTGGCGATATCAACCACGAGCTCGAAGCCGGCGTGCACTATGACTTCGAAGGCGATGGCTGGGGCTTGGCCCTCGGCGGCGCCCTTGCCTATTCCGGTGACATCGAAGAGCACGGCGATGACGAGTTCTTTGCCTTCAACACCGGTGTCAATCTGTCGTTCGGTGGCCTGACCGTTGGTACGGCGTTCACTTACAAGGACCAGCAGACGATCGTCGATGACGATGACAGCGAAAATGGCGACGAATGGTCGGTTGGTGTGGGTCTCGCCTACAACGTCGACGCCTGGACCGTCGGCGCTGGTTGGGCGCTGCGTAACATCGAAAACAACACGCCTGCTTCTGACTTTGAAGATAACGTCACAGTGCAGCGCGTTGGTGTGACTGGCAGCTACGCCATGGGTCCTGGCATCGACCTTGATGCCGGTCTCTTCTATAGCTGGGCCAGCGGTGTGGATGCGGCCGAGGCTACGTCGGACGGCTACGACTCGCTCGAGTTCTCGGTCGGTTCGTCGATCACCTTCTAA
- a CDS encoding porin: MAMNFRSTTSLLALSVTGAANVVAMPMAVASDGIKLSLGGFFRSAYGFTIDDDAQGELGHDQNLDGVSSDSEVFFLGETTLDNGVTVGARIEMEAESQTDDFIDNVYVFYKGGFGDIRIGALDGAAGNMYMLPPGSTANFGPYSPNIIGSPLSPGIFDPEASLALQDAVMKIVYYTPQWNGFSFGLSYTPNDDEKTDEGTDNVADSFHPDRSDGSANHNVALAVHYDYEGNGWGLNLGAAGYWEGDVEGTSADDAEQAGYNIGANVSIGALQVGATGTFLDDGNGAGQDIWMFGLGFAYTQDAWTVGGGYAHVQTEEAGFSDDSKLDRAGVDFSYAMGPGINIDGGIFYTWNEAADDDGDNADGYDALEIAIGSALQF; this comes from the coding sequence ATGGCGATGAATTTTCGCTCCACAACCTCCCTCCTCGCATTGTCGGTCACGGGTGCCGCGAATGTCGTGGCGATGCCGATGGCCGTGGCCTCCGACGGCATCAAGCTCAGTCTCGGTGGGTTCTTCCGCAGCGCCTACGGCTTCACCATCGATGACGATGCGCAAGGCGAGCTGGGTCACGACCAGAATCTCGACGGCGTCAGCAGCGATTCCGAAGTCTTCTTCCTGGGCGAGACCACGCTCGATAACGGCGTCACCGTGGGTGCCCGCATCGAGATGGAGGCCGAGAGCCAGACCGACGATTTCATCGATAATGTCTATGTCTTCTACAAAGGCGGTTTCGGCGACATCCGGATCGGCGCGCTCGACGGCGCGGCTGGCAACATGTACATGCTGCCGCCTGGATCGACGGCCAATTTCGGACCCTATTCGCCCAACATCATCGGCTCGCCGCTCAGCCCAGGCATTTTCGATCCGGAGGCGTCGCTCGCCCTGCAAGATGCGGTGATGAAGATCGTCTACTACACGCCGCAATGGAACGGTTTCAGTTTCGGCCTCTCTTACACACCTAATGACGACGAGAAGACGGACGAGGGCACCGACAACGTCGCCGACAGCTTCCATCCCGACCGCTCCGACGGCAGCGCAAACCACAATGTCGCGCTCGCCGTGCATTACGATTATGAAGGCAATGGCTGGGGTCTCAATCTGGGTGCCGCCGGATATTGGGAGGGCGATGTCGAGGGTACGTCGGCCGACGACGCTGAACAGGCCGGCTACAATATCGGCGCCAATGTCAGCATCGGTGCGCTGCAGGTCGGTGCCACCGGCACGTTTCTCGATGACGGCAACGGCGCCGGCCAGGATATCTGGATGTTCGGCCTGGGCTTTGCCTATACGCAGGACGCCTGGACCGTCGGTGGTGGTTATGCCCATGTGCAGACGGAAGAAGCCGGCTTCAGCGACGACAGCAAACTCGACCGTGCTGGCGTCGATTTCTCCTATGCCATGGGGCCGGGCATCAACATCGACGGCGGCATCTTCTATACCTGGAACGAAGCCGCCGATGATGATGGCGACAACGCCGATGGGTATGACGCACTCGAAATCGCGATCGGTTCAGCGCTGCAATTCTAG
- the leuS gene encoding leucine--tRNA ligase produces MSRYNFHEAEGKWQQAWMARNCFAASGDLTKPKYYVLEMFPYPSGRIHMGHVRNYTMGDVVARYKRAKGFNVLHPMGWDAFGLPAENAARDMKIHPASWTYDNIANMRAELKRMGLALDWSKELATCHPGYYAHQQRIFLEFFKAGLAYRKEAFVNWDPIDMTVLANEQVIDGKGWRSGAPVEKRKLSQWFLKITDYADDLLSALSGLERWPDKVRLMQENWIGKSTGAHVRFKLVGSDQRIEVFTTRPDTLFGASFIAVSPDHAIAEAAAKSDPKAAAFIAECRAAGTSEAAVEAQEKRGFALGLEAEHPFVPGKKLPVYIANFVLIEYGTGAIFGCPAHDQRDLDFARKYNLTVTPVVLPAGEDPKTFAVADTAYTDDGVIFNSGFLDGLDVEAAKKKAGATLKSQGDGEATTVFRLRDWLVSRQRYWGCPIPIIHCDTCGAQPVPEKDMPVLLPDDVTFEKPGNPLDHHPTWKHVDCPKCGKAARRETDTFDTFVDSSWYFARFCSPRHDQPVDQALVDYWLPVDQYIGGVEHAILHLLYSRFFTRAMKKVGLVKLDEPFAGLFTQGMVCHETYRDTKSGEWLLPEQVEKKGESAVRTDTGQAIEIGRSEKMSKSKKNVVAPDVIIGGYGADTARWFVLSDSPPERDMEWTAAGVEGAWRFAQRLWRLNATWLEAYPALKSTQAAPATFADAATALRRASHKAIAAVSEDIEKFRFNRAVAKLYEFANTLSDLPEKDLSDAGGLFARREALVTLAQLIGPMMPHLAEEMWASLGHGTLLAETAWPEADPRLIIDDTATVAIQVNGKLRATIQLPRDCPMDQAEAAALAEDAVTRALEGKAPKKIVVVPNRIVNVVV; encoded by the coding sequence ATGTCGCGATATAATTTCCACGAAGCTGAAGGCAAATGGCAGCAGGCCTGGATGGCCCGGAACTGCTTTGCCGCCTCCGGCGATCTCACCAAGCCCAAATATTACGTCCTGGAGATGTTCCCGTATCCGTCGGGGCGCATCCATATGGGCCATGTGCGCAACTACACGATGGGCGATGTCGTCGCCCGCTATAAGCGCGCCAAGGGCTTCAACGTGCTCCATCCCATGGGCTGGGATGCGTTCGGCTTGCCGGCCGAAAACGCCGCGCGCGACATGAAGATCCACCCGGCCAGCTGGACCTATGACAACATCGCCAATATGCGCGCCGAGTTGAAGCGCATGGGCCTGGCGCTCGATTGGTCGAAGGAACTGGCGACCTGCCATCCGGGCTATTATGCCCACCAGCAGCGCATCTTCCTGGAATTCTTCAAGGCCGGCCTCGCCTACCGGAAGGAAGCCTTCGTCAATTGGGACCCCATCGACATGACCGTGCTTGCCAATGAGCAGGTCATCGACGGCAAGGGCTGGCGCTCCGGGGCGCCGGTCGAGAAGCGCAAGCTCAGCCAGTGGTTCCTGAAGATCACCGATTACGCCGACGATCTGCTTTCGGCCCTGAGCGGGCTGGAGCGCTGGCCGGACAAGGTTCGCCTGATGCAGGAGAACTGGATCGGCAAGTCGACCGGCGCCCATGTGCGCTTCAAGCTTGTCGGGTCGGACCAGCGCATCGAGGTCTTCACCACGCGGCCAGACACGCTGTTCGGCGCCAGTTTCATCGCCGTTTCGCCCGACCACGCCATTGCGGAAGCAGCCGCGAAATCGGACCCGAAGGCTGCAGCCTTCATCGCCGAATGCCGGGCGGCTGGAACCTCCGAAGCAGCCGTCGAGGCGCAGGAAAAGCGTGGGTTTGCGCTGGGCCTCGAGGCCGAGCATCCGTTCGTCCCGGGCAAGAAATTGCCCGTCTACATCGCCAATTTCGTGCTCATCGAATACGGCACCGGTGCCATCTTCGGCTGCCCGGCCCATGACCAGCGCGATCTCGATTTTGCCCGCAAATACAATCTGACCGTGACGCCGGTGGTGCTGCCGGCCGGCGAGGATCCGAAGACCTTCGCTGTCGCCGACACCGCCTATACCGATGACGGCGTCATCTTCAATTCCGGCTTCCTCGACGGGCTCGATGTCGAAGCGGCGAAGAAAAAAGCCGGTGCGACGCTGAAATCCCAGGGCGATGGTGAAGCCACCACCGTCTTCCGCCTGCGCGATTGGCTGGTGAGCCGCCAGCGTTACTGGGGCTGCCCGATCCCGATCATCCATTGCGACACCTGCGGTGCGCAGCCGGTGCCGGAGAAGGACATGCCGGTGCTGTTGCCCGACGATGTCACCTTCGAGAAGCCCGGCAATCCGCTCGACCACCATCCGACCTGGAAGCATGTCGATTGCCCGAAATGCGGCAAGGCGGCCCGGCGCGAGACCGATACCTTCGACACCTTTGTTGATTCATCCTGGTATTTCGCGCGCTTCTGCTCACCCCGCCATGACCAGCCGGTCGACCAGGCGCTGGTCGATTACTGGCTGCCGGTCGACCAGTATATCGGCGGCGTCGAGCATGCCATTCTGCACCTCCTCTATTCGCGCTTCTTCACCCGCGCCATGAAGAAGGTGGGTCTGGTGAAGCTCGACGAACCCTTCGCCGGCCTCTTCACCCAAGGCATGGTCTGCCACGAGACCTATCGCGACACCAAATCGGGCGAATGGCTGCTGCCCGAGCAGGTCGAGAAGAAGGGCGAGAGCGCCGTCCGTACCGATACCGGCCAGGCCATCGAGATCGGCCGTTCCGAGAAGATGTCGAAGTCGAAGAAGAACGTGGTGGCGCCGGACGTCATCATCGGCGGCTACGGCGCCGATACCGCGCGCTGGTTCGTCCTTTCCGACAGCCCGCCGGAACGAGACATGGAATGGACGGCGGCCGGCGTCGAGGGCGCCTGGCGCTTTGCCCAGCGCTTGTGGCGCCTCAATGCCACCTGGCTCGAAGCGTATCCGGCACTGAAATCGACCCAAGCCGCGCCGGCCACCTTCGCCGATGCCGCAACGGCGTTGCGCCGCGCCAGCCACAAGGCGATCGCGGCGGTTTCCGAAGATATCGAGAAGTTCCGCTTCAACCGGGCGGTCGCCAAGCTCTATGAATTCGCCAATACCCTGTCGGATCTGCCGGAAAAGGACCTCTCCGACGCCGGCGGCCTCTTTGCCCGGCGCGAGGCCCTGGTGACCCTGGCCCAGCTCATCGGCCCGATGATGCCGCATCTGGCCGAGGAAATGTGGGCTTCCCTGGGTCACGGGACCCTCCTCGCCGAGACCGCTTGGCCCGAGGCCGATCCCCGGCTTATCATCGACGACACCGCGACCGTCGCCATCCAGGTCAATGGCAAGCTGCGCGCAACCATCCAGTTGCCGCGCGACTGCCCCATGGATCAGGCGGAAGCGGCAGCCTTGGCCG